The following are encoded together in the Platichthys flesus chromosome 9, fPlaFle2.1, whole genome shotgun sequence genome:
- the vamp4 gene encoding vesicle-associated membrane protein 4 isoform X2, with protein sequence MPPKFKRHLNDDEVTGSIRSERRNLLEEDSDEEEDFFLRGPTGPRFGPQSDKIKQVQSQVDEVIDVMQENISKVIERGERLDDLQDKSESLSDNASAFSSRAKQMHRRMWWRDMKMKMIIALVVVALLLIIIIPVILRYR encoded by the exons ATGCCCCCCAAGTTTAAAAGACACCTGAATGATGACGAGGTCACGGGATCTATCCGCAGTGAGAGG AGGAACCTGCTGGAAGAGGACTCTGACGAGGAGGAAGACTTCTTTCT gAGAGGCCCCACAGGACCCAGGTTTGGACCTCAAAGTGACAAAATCAAGCA GGTGCAGTCGCAGGTTGACGAAGTGATCGATGTGATGCAGGAGAACATCTCAAAAGTGATCGAGAGGGGCGAACGTCTCGACGACCTGCAGGACAAGTCGG AGAGCCTATCGGACAATGCGTCTGCCTTCAGTAGCCGAGCCAAACAGATGCACAGGAGGATGTGGTGGAGAGACATGAAg ATGAAGATGATTATTGCCTTGGTCGTGGTCGCTCTCctgctcatcatcatca TACCGGTGATCCTGCGATATCGCTAA
- the vamp4 gene encoding vesicle-associated membrane protein 4 isoform X1 codes for MREPDQEEQPEATMPPKFKRHLNDDEVTGSIRSERRNLLEEDSDEEEDFFLRGPTGPRFGPQSDKIKQVQSQVDEVIDVMQENISKVIERGERLDDLQDKSESLSDNASAFSSRAKQMHRRMWWRDMKMKMIIALVVVALLLIIIIPVILRYR; via the exons AGGGAGCCAGATCAGGAGGAGCAGCCTGAAGCCACCATGCCCCCCAAGTTTAAAAGACACCTGAATGATGACGAGGTCACGGGATCTATCCGCAGTGAGAGG AGGAACCTGCTGGAAGAGGACTCTGACGAGGAGGAAGACTTCTTTCT gAGAGGCCCCACAGGACCCAGGTTTGGACCTCAAAGTGACAAAATCAAGCA GGTGCAGTCGCAGGTTGACGAAGTGATCGATGTGATGCAGGAGAACATCTCAAAAGTGATCGAGAGGGGCGAACGTCTCGACGACCTGCAGGACAAGTCGG AGAGCCTATCGGACAATGCGTCTGCCTTCAGTAGCCGAGCCAAACAGATGCACAGGAGGATGTGGTGGAGAGACATGAAg ATGAAGATGATTATTGCCTTGGTCGTGGTCGCTCTCctgctcatcatcatca TACCGGTGATCCTGCGATATCGCTAA